The Clostridia bacterium genome contains the following window.
GATGAATTTGTCGGCCAAGAGCATTTGGTGGGAAAAGGCCGGGTGCTTCGGCGCGCTATCGAGGCTGACCAGATAGGTTCAATGATATTCTATGGGCCACCTGGAACTGGCAAGACTGCTTTAGCGGAAATCATTGCCCGCATGAGCAAAGCTGCCTTTTTGCAATTAAATGCGGTCACGGCAGGTATTTCGGATTTAAGAAAGGTATTCCAGCAAGCCGAGGAGCGGCTTAAAACCAAAGGGCAGCGAACTATAGTCTTTATCGATGAGATTCATCGTTTTAGCCGGGTCCAGCAGGACGCCCTACTCCCGGCCATCGAAAATGGCATCATTGTCCTTATTGGAGCCACCACCGAGAATCCTTTCTTCCAAATCACCCCACCGCTGATTTCCCGCTCTCGCTTGTTTAGGTTTGAGCCCCTTAGTGATGCTCAAGTTGAGACCATCGTGCGAAGGGCGCTGGCAGATAAGGAGAAGGGATTGGGGAAAGTATCAATAGTCCTTGATTCAGATGCTCTTGCCCACTTGGTAAAGTCAGCTGACGGAGATGCGCGCGCAGCTCTAAACGGACTTGAATTGGCTGCCACCTCGGCTATGCCTGATAGTGACGGGGTCTACCACGTGACCCTAGAGATGGTAGCCGAGGCCATGCAATGCCGGGTGCTGCTGTACGACAAGGATAGCGACCAACACTATGATA
Protein-coding sequences here:
- a CDS encoding replication-associated recombination protein A; the encoded protein is MRPQSLDEFVGQEHLVGKGRVLRRAIEADQIGSMIFYGPPGTGKTALAEIIARMSKAAFLQLNAVTAGISDLRKVFQQAEERLKTKGQRTIVFIDEIHRFSRVQQDALLPAIENGIIVLIGATTENPFFQITPPLISRSRLFRFEPLSDAQVETIVRRALADKEKGLGKVSIVLDSDALAHLVKSADGDARAALNGLELAATSAMPDSDGVYHVTLEMVAEAMQCRVLLYDKDSDQHYDTISAFIKSLRGSDPDAAVYWLARMLHAGEDPRFIARRMIIQAAEDVGLADPMALVLAVAAAQAVELVGLPEARIPMAEAAIYIACAPKSNSAYLAIGEAMKAVEETRISGVPLHLRDASYRGAKKLGHGTGYKYPHDYPGHYVAQQYLPAEIQSACYYNPSNEGRERQLRARLETLRANRPNSSKRP